DNA from Ignavibacteria bacterium:
GCTTGTAATATAACTTAATGTTGATATCTTAGTAGGCTTAATAATATCATCCAGCTGAACATTTCCAAACAAATAATCACTCAATCCGGGGAATCTTTCTGTTTCAAACACAGAGTGCACTCTTGGTTTACGCAAGTCGCAGTCAATCAATAACACTTTGTTATCCGATAACGCAAAAGAACCTGCGAGGTTTAATGCAACGGTAGTCTTACCTTCCGAAGGAATTGAACTCGTAACAAGAATTGTTTTCAACTGTCCGCCGTCAAGCTTAGCAAACTGAATTCTTGTTCTAAGCGCTTTAAAAGATTCGGACTCTGAAGATTTCGGATTGTTTGCTACAAAGAATTCCTCAGAAGAAGAACCTGAGGCTTTCAAGTCTGCGATAGAAGGAATCCATGCAAGCAAGCTGACACCTTTTGATTCGATATCTTCAGGGGATTTGATTGTTCTGTCAAAATAATTTCTTGCCATTGCATAACCGATTCCAAGCAATACACCAAATATGCACCCTGTTATTAAAATAAACATTCTGTGGGGCTTTGTCGGCTTTAATGCTTCAATAGCAGGGTCTATAATGCTGACATTACCTAACAACGATTTTTCATTTATGATTGCTTCCTGATATTTTTCTTCCAGAAGAAGGAAAAGTTTTTCGTCGGCTTTTTTATTTCTTTCAAGCTTTGCAAGCTCAATTGCCTGCGCAGGAAGTTTTGAAAACTCGACTTCATATTTTCCAAGTAATCCTTTTAAAGAATTAAACTTTGCATTTGAGGATTGAACTTTAATGTTTGATAACAAAAGCTGCTGAACAATTTCTCTCCTGATATCGGGTGTGCTTGCATATACTCCTGTTTTTAGAACATCTATTTTTTCATTTAAATCTTTTTTTAACAAATCCAATTTTTTATCATACTCTGCAGCTACTCTATCTATTAATTTCTGTTCTTTGGGTATTGTTATTTCTTTGATTTTTTCAGCTTCCAGCTCTGCTATATTTTTTTGTAATTGATCTATATAACTTTGAGTAACCTGTGACTCAACATAAGTTATGAGCTGAGGGTCTATTTTCTCAAGTTCGCTTCTTAAAGCATCATATGTTTTTCTTGAGGTTGTGAGTTCAACTTCCGATGCGTTTTTTTCTGCCTCCAAAGTTGCAATTTGTTCAACTATCGAGCTTGCCTGGTTATCAAGAAAAACTATATTTCCGCGCTGCTGAAAATCCTGCAAAGCTGCTTCAGAGTTATTTAAATCCTGTAATTTTTTATTTTTAATTTCTACAAGATAATTACTTATGTTTATTAATCCCTTCCGGTTAAATTCGAGATTGTATGAGAGATATGCGTTTGCATATGCGTTTGCGATTAGCTTAGCTTCATATTTTGAAGGGTCCTCAACTTCCAACGTTACTATATCAAGTCCTCGTTTTTGTTCAACGGTGACAATTTTTGCAAGTCCTTCCGTCAGTTCTTCCGCGTTGACAGGTTCAAGCGCATCTTTTTTCTTTTGATTAATGACAAAATAAAAACGGTTTTTTTCATTACTTACATTAAAAGAATCAAGCAGCGCATCCGCAGCTTTTCTTCTTATGGTATAACTCTTTAAAATTTCAATTTCGTTGGATACAAATCTGTCATTTGCAAAATCCTGAAGACCCGGAATTATATTG
Protein-coding regions in this window:
- a CDS encoding polysaccharide biosynthesis tyrosine autokinase; this encodes MSRQNGKQDLNSSQAKFETSKDNFKIYLSILKANILPIIIIFLVCVIVTIFYVINAKDIFKSSTSILIQKPQGSLLSSNIIPGLQDFANDRFVSNEIEILKSYTIRRKAADALLDSFNVSNEKNRFYFVINQKKKDALEPVNAEELTEGLAKIVTVEQKRGLDIVTLEVEDPSKYEAKLIANAYANAYLSYNLEFNRKGLINISNYLVEIKNKKLQDLNNSEAALQDFQQRGNIVFLDNQASSIVEQIATLEAEKNASEVELTTSRKTYDALRSELEKIDPQLITYVESQVTQSYIDQLQKNIAELEAEKIKEITIPKEQKLIDRVAAEYDKKLDLLKKDLNEKIDVLKTGVYASTPDIRREIVQQLLLSNIKVQSSNAKFNSLKGLLGKYEVEFSKLPAQAIELAKLERNKKADEKLFLLLEEKYQEAIINEKSLLGNVSIIDPAIEALKPTKPHRMFILITGCIFGVLLGIGYAMARNYFDRTIKSPEDIESKGVSLLAWIPSIADLKASGSSSEEFFVANNPKSSESESFKALRTRIQFAKLDGGQLKTILVTSSIPSEGKTTVALNLAGSFALSDNKVLLIDCDLRKPRVHSVFETERFPGLSDYLFGNVQLDDIIKPTKISTLSYITSGTIPPNPSELLGSKQMLNLIEHLKTLYDYVIIDSPPFISVTDSEILSRITDGTALVVLANKTPIDVFMKSCERLHNMNPHNFLGVVLNNFSYKNVYGYYYNYYYYYAKPDASGKIPSKVK